A window of Parasynechococcus marenigrum WH 8102 contains these coding sequences:
- a CDS encoding diacylglycerol/polyprenol kinase family protein: MVHLIGPIAISLWLGIVVLIAVLTRQRWPDQQELSRKIIHIGTGAVVPLAWFFAIPAWIAVPFAVLVTLATAINHRWRIVPAVEDVNRNSYGTVAYGLAITMLLILCWPARADAVCAGVLVMALGDGLAGLIGRSVNSARWTVLGQTKSVAGTLTMALVSTLVLVGLMLVSGNAIGWRVALGISTMATALEQVSPAGVDNLSVPLLVGLTWVLLIS, translated from the coding sequence GTGGTACATCTGATCGGACCCATCGCCATCTCTCTATGGCTCGGGATCGTGGTGCTGATCGCCGTGCTGACTCGTCAGCGCTGGCCCGATCAGCAGGAGTTGTCTCGCAAAATCATCCACATCGGCACAGGAGCCGTGGTTCCTCTGGCCTGGTTCTTCGCCATCCCGGCCTGGATCGCCGTTCCCTTTGCCGTGTTGGTGACCCTGGCAACGGCGATCAACCACCGATGGCGCATCGTTCCGGCCGTTGAGGATGTCAATCGCAACAGCTACGGCACTGTTGCCTACGGCCTGGCAATCACCATGCTGCTGATTCTGTGCTGGCCCGCCCGAGCCGATGCAGTCTGCGCCGGTGTTCTTGTGATGGCACTCGGCGATGGACTGGCAGGCCTCATCGGCCGATCGGTGAACTCAGCGCGGTGGACCGTGCTGGGACAGACGAAATCCGTCGCTGGCACGTTGACCATGGCCCTGGTGTCAACGCTGGTGTTGGTCGGATTGATGCTGGTCAGCGGCAACGCCATCGGCTGGAGAGTTGCCTTAGGCATTAGTACGATGGCCACGGCCCTGGAACAAGTCAGTCCGGCGGGGGTGGACAACCTCAGCGTGCCGCTGCTGGTGGGCCTGACCTGGGTGTTGCTGATCAGCTGA
- a CDS encoding MFS transporter: MPSACGNVSLLQPPVALQRPRIPTLLSAFLTLLNDRLSESIFLPLLPFLLADFSSSGSTVGLLSGTYALSQFAVAPLIGALSDRFGRKPVISICVGGSVVGMGLFAITLTVPWQQIWPGAAAAGVPLALLFTARIIDGISGGTAATATAVLADVTTPENRAKAFGLIGVAFGLGFALGPGLGGVLGEMNRILPAWGATGFAVVNLVMVSLLLPETHPLEARKPLPRKRALNPVSLLQRVFARPDVRRLALAFFGFFMAFNGFTTVLVLYLRNAFNWTEGMAGAAFALVGVIAMVVQGGLIGPLVKRFGELRLTLAGLGLLSVGCLMVPLATEETSMPVIYSAVALLALGTGLVTPCLRALVSKRLTRDGQGAALGGLQGLQSLGTFLGASAAGFSYDHLGQTSPFWIGALVLFGVAGLVAGAPRSARVETRI; this comes from the coding sequence ATGCCATCGGCCTGTGGGAATGTGAGTCTCCTTCAACCGCCGGTCGCCTTGCAGCGCCCCCGTATCCCCACCCTGCTCAGCGCGTTTCTGACGCTGCTGAACGATCGACTGAGCGAGAGCATTTTCTTACCGCTGTTGCCCTTTCTGCTGGCGGACTTCAGCAGCAGCGGCAGCACCGTCGGTCTGCTGTCGGGGACTTACGCCCTCTCTCAATTCGCTGTAGCGCCACTGATCGGTGCCCTCAGTGATCGCTTCGGCCGCAAACCGGTGATCAGCATCTGTGTGGGTGGCTCCGTCGTCGGCATGGGACTGTTCGCTATCACCCTGACGGTGCCCTGGCAGCAGATCTGGCCCGGAGCTGCCGCAGCAGGCGTCCCCCTAGCCCTGCTGTTCACAGCCCGGATCATCGATGGCATCAGCGGCGGAACGGCCGCCACCGCCACCGCCGTACTGGCTGACGTCACAACCCCGGAGAACCGTGCCAAAGCCTTTGGACTGATCGGTGTTGCCTTCGGCCTGGGCTTTGCCCTCGGACCAGGCCTTGGTGGTGTGCTGGGTGAAATGAACCGCATCCTCCCCGCCTGGGGAGCCACCGGGTTTGCCGTCGTGAACCTGGTGATGGTGAGTCTGTTGCTGCCGGAAACCCATCCTCTTGAGGCCCGTAAACCTCTGCCGCGCAAGCGAGCCCTCAACCCTGTATCGCTGCTTCAGCGGGTGTTTGCCCGTCCAGACGTGCGGCGTCTGGCCCTGGCCTTCTTCGGCTTCTTCATGGCCTTCAACGGCTTCACCACGGTTCTTGTGCTTTATCTGCGCAACGCCTTCAACTGGACGGAAGGGATGGCGGGAGCCGCCTTTGCCCTAGTGGGCGTGATCGCCATGGTGGTGCAGGGAGGACTGATCGGCCCGCTGGTGAAGCGATTCGGCGAACTCCGTCTCACCCTGGCGGGTCTGGGACTGCTCAGCGTGGGTTGCCTGATGGTGCCGCTCGCAACGGAAGAGACGTCGATGCCGGTCATTTACAGCGCCGTCGCCCTGCTGGCGCTGGGCACCGGCCTGGTCACGCCTTGTCTGCGGGCGCTGGTCTCGAAACGACTGACGCGGGATGGTCAGGGAGCAGCCCTGGGAGGACTGCAGGGACTCCAGAGTCTCGGCACCTTTCTGGGGGCATCCGCTGCAGGATTCAGCTACGACCATCTGGGACAGACGAGTCCCTTCTGGATCGGTGCTCTGGTGCTGTTCGGCGTGGCAGGTCTTGTGGCTGGAGCCCCGCGTTCAGCCAGGGTTGAGACACGAATCTGA
- a CDS encoding 3-deoxy-7-phosphoheptulonate synthase, producing the protein MATTSDLHVVETRPLVAPALLHGDLPIDAAATETVASARRRIQAILRGDDQRQLVVVGPCSVHDVKAAREYAERLAPIRERLKDQLEVVMRVYFEKPRTTVGWKGLINDPHLDGSYDINTGLRRARGLLLDLSREGMPAATELLDPVVPQYIADLISWTAIGARTTESQTHREMASGLSMPIGYKNSTDGSACIAINAMQAASKPHHFLGINHDGHASIVSTTGNPDGHLVLRGGHQGSNYHLEAVQAAAAELSKAGLKDRLMVDCSHANSNKDFRRQADVLATVADQLKAGSGHVMGVMIESHLVEGNQKLTAGLSQLTYGQSITDACISLETTDALLSQLAAAVADRSSALTA; encoded by the coding sequence ATGGCCACCACCTCGGATTTGCATGTGGTGGAGACCCGTCCGCTGGTGGCTCCGGCTCTGCTGCACGGAGATCTGCCGATTGATGCCGCCGCCACGGAGACGGTCGCATCGGCCCGTCGTCGGATCCAGGCCATTTTGCGCGGCGATGATCAGCGTCAGCTGGTGGTGGTGGGCCCCTGCTCGGTCCACGATGTGAAGGCGGCGCGGGAGTACGCCGAACGGCTGGCCCCGATCCGGGAACGGCTGAAGGATCAGCTGGAGGTGGTGATGCGGGTTTATTTCGAAAAGCCGCGTACGACGGTTGGTTGGAAAGGCCTCATCAATGACCCCCACCTCGATGGCTCGTACGACATCAACACAGGCCTGAGGCGGGCTCGTGGCTTACTGCTGGACCTGTCCAGGGAGGGCATGCCGGCAGCGACGGAACTGCTGGATCCGGTGGTTCCCCAGTACATCGCTGATCTGATCAGCTGGACTGCGATCGGAGCCCGCACCACGGAAAGCCAGACCCATCGGGAGATGGCTTCAGGCTTGTCGATGCCGATCGGCTACAAGAACAGTACCGATGGCAGCGCCTGCATCGCCATCAATGCGATGCAGGCGGCATCGAAACCTCATCATTTTCTGGGAATCAACCACGACGGCCATGCCTCGATCGTGAGCACGACTGGCAACCCGGATGGTCATCTAGTGCTGCGTGGCGGTCATCAGGGCAGCAACTACCACCTGGAGGCCGTTCAGGCTGCTGCAGCGGAACTGAGCAAGGCGGGCCTGAAGGATCGTCTGATGGTGGACTGCAGCCATGCCAACTCGAACAAGGATTTCCGCCGCCAGGCCGATGTACTCGCCACGGTGGCTGATCAGTTGAAGGCTGGTTCCGGCCATGTGATGGGCGTGATGATCGAAAGTCATCTGGTGGAAGGCAATCAGAAACTGACCGCTGGTCTCTCCCAGCTCACCTATGGCCAGAGCATTACGGATGCCTGCATCAGCCTGGAGACCACGGATGCGCTGCTGTCCCAGCTGGCTGCAGCCGTGGCCGATCGCAGCAGCGCTTTGACGGCATAA
- a CDS encoding RpoD/SigA family RNA polymerase sigma factor, with product MGIPLDSSGSTAKSSRKSPALPSTGRRASTRQGGRLATDSIGFYLSSIGRIPLLTAAEEIELAHHVQEMKQLQELPEEELTSRHRHKIRMGKRARDRMMAANLRLVVSVAKKYQNQGLELLDLVQEGAIGLERAVDKFDPAMGYKFSTYAYWWIRQGMTRAIDNSARTIRLPIHISEKLSKMRRISRELSHRFGRQPNRLELASAMGIEPRELEDLISQSAPCASLDAHARGEEDRSTLGELIPDPNGEEPMEGMDRSIQKEHLGGWLSQLNEREQKILRLRFGLGGEEPLTLAEIGRQINVSRERVRQLEAKAILKLRLMTDHQQAA from the coding sequence ATGGGGATCCCTCTGGACTCTTCCGGATCGACTGCAAAGTCTTCCCGGAAGTCACCTGCCTTGCCATCCACTGGACGGCGGGCATCAACGCGTCAAGGCGGCCGTCTGGCCACCGATTCCATCGGTTTTTATCTCAGCAGCATCGGTCGCATTCCTCTGCTGACAGCCGCTGAAGAGATTGAACTGGCGCACCACGTCCAAGAGATGAAGCAACTTCAGGAACTCCCTGAAGAGGAGCTCACCTCCCGTCATCGTCACAAAATCCGCATGGGCAAACGTGCCCGGGATCGGATGATGGCGGCCAACCTCCGCCTTGTGGTCAGCGTCGCCAAGAAGTACCAGAACCAGGGACTGGAACTGCTGGATCTGGTTCAGGAGGGTGCGATCGGACTCGAACGGGCCGTCGATAAGTTCGACCCGGCCATGGGATACAAGTTCTCCACCTACGCCTACTGGTGGATCCGCCAGGGGATGACTCGCGCGATCGACAACAGCGCCCGCACCATCCGGCTGCCGATTCACATCAGCGAAAAGCTCTCCAAGATGCGGCGCATCTCGAGAGAATTGTCGCATCGGTTTGGACGTCAACCAAATCGACTGGAACTGGCCAGTGCCATGGGCATTGAGCCGCGCGAACTGGAGGATCTGATCTCCCAGAGCGCTCCCTGTGCATCGCTCGATGCCCATGCCCGCGGCGAGGAAGACCGCAGCACCCTCGGTGAGCTGATTCCAGACCCCAACGGTGAGGAGCCGATGGAAGGCATGGACCGCAGCATCCAAAAGGAGCATCTTGGTGGTTGGCTGTCCCAGCTCAATGAGCGGGAACAGAAGATCCTGCGTCTTCGCTTCGGTCTTGGCGGTGAAGAGCCGCTGACCCTTGCGGAGATCGGGCGTCAGATCAATGTGTCCCGCGAGCGGGTTCGTCAGCTGGAAGCCAAGGCCATCCTCAAGCTGCGCTTGATGACCGATCACCAGCAGGCCGCCTGA
- the ppk1 gene encoding polyphosphate kinase 1, with amino-acid sequence MSSAVLSPDRYINRELSWIAFNQRVLAQALDQRTPLLDQAKFSAIFSNNLDEFFMVRVASLKSQVEAGITTPSEDGKTPLEQLLTIRERLIPLLQQQQDHYRKQLRKKLLDHNVQLLDYSQLNKHQQQWVSDTFRHSVFPVLTPLAVDPAHPFPFVSNLSLNVAAVIHDPESGQRQFARVKVPQKNLPRFVSIPTELSESDPKPIHTAVPLEQVIAFNLDLLFPGMSVQGHYFFRVTRDADLELRDLEADDLMLALEQGLRKRRMGGEVVRLEVPNDMPEDVVEMLMNGLAVEEEDLYRIDGPLGLDDLFGLMALPLPKLKDKQHSGQTPTVLARTQQHLIDEGAIKPEEFESIFSVMRQQDILLHHPYDLFSTTVEEFINQAADDPQVMGIKMTLYRTSKDSPIIAALIRAAENGKQVMALVELKARFDEDNNIQWARQLERSGVHVVYGVLGLKTHTKIVLVVRKEQEKLRSYVHIGTGNYNSKTSKLYTDLGLLSTRPELGQDLVELFNYLTGFSKQQSFRRLLVAPVTLRKGMESLIRREIEHAREGRDGHIRAKMNSLVDPDIIALLYEAAAANVRVELIIRGMCSLYPGREGLSESISVVSIIGQFLEHSRIFWFGNGGSPEVYIGSADWMSRNLDRRVEAVTPVEDPNLRGRLERLLELYLKDNRGAWDMQSDGSFIQRQPEDGEDVRNSQVQLIKQWSQGVPQS; translated from the coding sequence ATGAGCTCCGCTGTTCTGAGCCCGGACCGCTACATCAACCGGGAACTGAGCTGGATCGCCTTCAACCAGAGAGTCCTCGCCCAGGCGCTGGATCAGCGCACCCCCCTGCTGGACCAGGCCAAGTTCAGCGCCATCTTCAGCAACAACCTTGATGAGTTCTTCATGGTGCGCGTGGCGTCCCTGAAGTCTCAGGTGGAAGCTGGCATCACCACCCCCAGCGAAGACGGAAAGACGCCGCTCGAACAGCTGCTGACCATTCGCGAACGGCTGATACCCCTGCTGCAGCAACAGCAGGACCACTACCGCAAACAACTGCGCAAAAAACTGCTCGACCACAACGTGCAACTGCTGGATTACAGCCAGTTGAACAAGCATCAACAGCAATGGGTCAGCGACACCTTCCGCCATTCGGTGTTTCCAGTGCTGACTCCGCTTGCCGTTGACCCGGCACATCCCTTCCCCTTCGTCAGCAACCTCAGCCTCAACGTTGCTGCTGTCATTCACGACCCGGAATCAGGCCAACGTCAATTCGCACGAGTGAAGGTTCCCCAGAAGAACCTGCCACGCTTCGTCTCCATTCCCACCGAGCTGAGTGAGAGCGATCCCAAACCCATCCACACCGCCGTACCGCTGGAACAGGTGATCGCCTTCAACCTCGATCTCCTCTTTCCGGGGATGAGCGTGCAGGGGCATTACTTCTTCCGCGTGACCCGCGATGCCGACCTGGAACTGCGGGATCTCGAAGCCGATGACCTGATGCTTGCCCTTGAGCAGGGTCTGCGCAAACGGCGAATGGGAGGCGAAGTGGTGCGACTCGAAGTGCCCAACGACATGCCCGAGGACGTCGTTGAAATGTTGATGAATGGCCTCGCCGTTGAGGAAGAAGACCTCTACAGGATTGATGGACCCCTGGGTCTGGATGATCTCTTCGGATTGATGGCCCTGCCTCTTCCGAAACTGAAGGACAAACAGCACAGCGGACAGACCCCAACGGTACTGGCCAGAACCCAACAGCATCTGATTGACGAAGGTGCCATCAAACCCGAGGAATTCGAGAGCATCTTCTCGGTGATGCGTCAGCAGGACATCCTCTTGCATCACCCCTATGACCTGTTCTCCACCACGGTGGAGGAATTCATCAATCAGGCCGCTGATGATCCCCAGGTGATGGGGATCAAGATGACCCTCTATCGAACCTCGAAGGATTCACCGATCATCGCGGCACTGATCCGTGCCGCTGAAAATGGCAAGCAGGTGATGGCCCTAGTGGAACTCAAGGCCAGATTTGATGAAGACAACAACATCCAGTGGGCCCGGCAACTGGAACGCTCCGGCGTCCATGTGGTGTATGGCGTTCTGGGCTTGAAAACCCACACCAAGATCGTTCTGGTGGTCCGCAAAGAGCAAGAGAAGCTGCGCAGTTACGTCCACATCGGGACCGGGAATTACAACTCGAAAACCTCGAAGCTCTACACCGATCTCGGACTTCTCTCCACGCGGCCGGAGCTGGGCCAGGACCTGGTGGAACTGTTCAACTACCTGACCGGGTTCTCAAAACAGCAGAGTTTCCGCCGACTGCTTGTGGCTCCGGTGACCCTGCGCAAAGGGATGGAATCCCTGATCCGGCGCGAAATCGAACATGCCAGGGAAGGTCGAGACGGTCACATCAGAGCCAAGATGAATTCCTTGGTGGATCCGGACATCATCGCTTTGTTGTATGAAGCCGCAGCAGCGAATGTGCGGGTTGAACTGATCATCCGCGGCATGTGCAGCCTCTACCCAGGCCGAGAAGGGCTGAGTGAAAGCATCAGCGTTGTGAGCATCATCGGCCAGTTCCTTGAACACTCGCGGATTTTCTGGTTCGGAAACGGCGGCTCACCTGAGGTGTATATCGGAAGCGCAGACTGGATGAGTCGCAACCTTGACCGCCGGGTGGAAGCTGTGACACCCGTGGAAGATCCCAACCTTCGAGGCCGACTGGAGCGCTTGCTGGAGCTCTACCTGAAGGACAACCGGGGCGCCTGGGACATGCAAAGCGATGGCAGCTTTATCCAACGGCAACCAGAGGACGGAGAGGACGTTCGCAACTCTCAAGTTCAACTGATCAAGCAATGGAGTCAAGGCGTGCCGCAATCGTGA